One window from the genome of Diospyros lotus cultivar Yz01 chromosome 11, ASM1463336v1, whole genome shotgun sequence encodes:
- the LOC127812663 gene encoding L10-interacting MYB domain-containing protein-like, which yields MDKGKKQMNNVSNKGRTSAKWDDCTHLQFIELVEKEIQKGNRPGSFINKDGWKNLVKSFNQITGKCYVNKQLKNHWDAMKKEWTLFKQMMRGESSVGWDERKKTIAVDNDWWEQKIKENENFRKFKNKDLSIIWFRYDGLFSDVATTGEKAQVPSQYEAPTKLSSTDKDDDACDNTQDINDLGKSFARQDSHNVVITGDNLFPEPSWQQGRTSAPKKARKERVSSAAMLMTNIEDLMQIYSKSTNTSYSVGGPSEPSIPECMIVLRTLPIQIGSSLWNFASTLFIKASMRTCFMSQPNDEARVSWLEYLHKRDEDKRPGIFLNL from the exons ATGGACAAAGGAAAGAAACAGATGAATAACGTTTCCAATAAGGGAAGAACCTCTGCTAAGTGGGATGACTGCACACATCTACAATTTATAGAGCTTGTAGAAAAAGAGATTCAGAAGGGAAATAGACCAGGatcatttataaataaagaCGGGTGGAAAAATTTGGTAAAGAGTTTTAATCAAATAACAGGAAAATGTTATGTAAACAAACAATTGAAAAACCACTGGGATGCTATGAAGAAGGAATGGACCCTTTTTAAGCAAATGATGCGAGGAGAGTCAAGTGTGGGATGggatgaaagaaagaagactATTGCGGTAGATAATGATTGGTGGGAACAAAAAATTAAG gaaaatgaaaattttcgaAAATTCAAGAACAAAGACCTATCCATTATATGGTTTCGCTACGATGGCTTGTTCTCTGACGTTGCAACAACTGGGGAAAAGGCACAAGTCCCAAGTCAATATGAAGCTCCCACTAAACTTTCAAGTACtgataaagatgatgatgcATGTGACAACACTCAGGACATAAATGATCTTGGAAAGTCATTCGCCAGGCAGGATAGTCACAATGTTGTCATAACTGGTGACAATTTGTTTCCAGAACCAAGTTGGCAACAAGGGAGAACATCGGCTCCTAAAAAGGCTAGGAAGGAAAGGGTATCGAGTGCTGCCATGTTAATGACAAATATTGAAGATTTAATGCAGATATATTCCAAAAGCACAAATACTTCATACTCTGTTGGAGGACCATCAGAACCAAGCATTCCAGAATGCATGATTGTATTGCGGACTCTCCCCATTCAGATTGGGAGTTCATTGTGGAATTTTGCTTCCACCCTTTTCATCAAGGCCAGCATGAGGACTTGTTTCATGAGTCAACCAAATGACGAGGCACGTGTGTCTTGGTTGGAGTACCTCCATAAGAGGGACGAGGATAAGCGGCCTggaattttccttaatttatag